The following coding sequences are from one Paenibacillus sp. FSL R5-0912 window:
- a CDS encoding J domain-containing protein: MKATANQQPSGTRTSSKPVVVEMVNYYKQLGVRVNATPKSIEAGYEAKIKEFPQEQYPEEFRKIREAYDNLSDPIRRDEYDFTRKNGSTQKLDTLIDKGTDAFAAGDFRLAEELYRKVLELKPDHSGASIALSSVYLAEDKLSMFDEVWKKVEALSPSTRSSVIGTMLQIRVLLQYERYEKALSVARALDKKHRAWRRVYLTDYTDVLMMNQLGDEAWGIYEEMAGELKEGLNEDLNENNDVELKGDTLQFYFYWIKIMVYTNKMQFWHKVKQEIRAYLRSLPEGAERESAVERLLEESRELAENRAYKEALLFAELAHYIDPGNPAVQQQRTLAQGGNKLLLETDRLIKDKSMYPGVQAKANDFFTSEGYRHPAERLDQAPPDGMWPSGGAEHGDYFMTEGIRIMKRKYPHVYKSHQELWDKLMS, encoded by the coding sequence ATGAAAGCAACAGCAAATCAACAACCATCCGGTACCCGGACGAGCAGCAAGCCGGTTGTGGTTGAGATGGTGAATTACTACAAACAGCTGGGTGTACGGGTGAATGCTACGCCGAAATCGATTGAAGCGGGTTATGAGGCCAAGATTAAGGAATTTCCTCAAGAGCAGTATCCGGAGGAGTTCCGTAAGATCCGCGAGGCTTATGATAACTTGAGTGATCCAATCCGGCGTGACGAATATGATTTCACCCGCAAGAACGGCAGCACACAGAAACTGGATACCCTCATTGATAAAGGCACGGATGCCTTCGCTGCAGGGGACTTCCGGCTGGCGGAGGAGCTGTACCGCAAGGTACTGGAACTCAAGCCGGATCACTCCGGGGCAAGCATTGCATTATCCTCAGTGTATCTTGCCGAGGATAAGCTGAGCATGTTCGATGAAGTATGGAAGAAGGTAGAGGCGCTCAGTCCCAGCACGCGGTCAAGTGTTATTGGTACGATGCTGCAAATCCGTGTTCTGCTGCAGTACGAGCGATATGAGAAGGCTCTAAGTGTTGCGCGTGCGCTGGATAAGAAGCACCGTGCCTGGCGGAGAGTCTATCTGACGGACTATACCGATGTGCTGATGATGAATCAGCTGGGAGATGAAGCCTGGGGAATATATGAAGAGATGGCTGGAGAACTGAAGGAGGGCCTGAATGAGGACCTGAATGAGAATAATGATGTTGAACTGAAGGGAGATACTTTACAGTTCTATTTTTATTGGATCAAAATCATGGTCTACACGAATAAAATGCAGTTCTGGCATAAGGTTAAGCAGGAAATAAGGGCTTATCTACGCTCCTTGCCTGAGGGGGCAGAGAGAGAATCAGCGGTGGAACGTCTGCTGGAAGAGAGCCGTGAGCTGGCAGAGAACAGAGCCTACAAAGAAGCGCTGCTCTTCGCCGAGCTTGCCCACTATATAGATCCCGGCAATCCGGCTGTGCAGCAGCAACGCACGCTGGCTCAAGGGGGAAATAAGCTGCTCCTGGAAACCGACCGGCTCATCAAAGACAAAAGCATGTATCCGGGCGTACAGGCCAAAGCCAATGATTTCTTCACCTCGGAAGGGTATAGGCATCCGGCAGAGAGGCTGGATCAGGCTCCTCCAGATGGGATGTGGCCGTCCGGCGGGGCAGAACACGGTGACTATTTCATGACTGAAGGCATCCGGATCATGAAGCGTAAGTACCCGCACGTGTATAAGTCTCATCAGGAGCTATGGGACAAGCTGATGTCCTAA
- a CDS encoding acyltransferase family protein has product MQASQPSLSAGNSSTPKATRLKVIDMVRGITILLVVVGHAGLTPAVLNDMFRDFRLPLFFIVSGYLFSASRYFDNLKLLLRTKLLTLVLPYFTAGLLTYCLWALLRMLASDHSPDIGWVQPLAALLYGNYSNGLLLNIPIWFLTCLFVTQIVFCITMRYIHTRSWQLQLGIMLTLSLTGYGLGRVIFLPWNIDVALVAQLYVFIGYKLKQHQVLSNIRIFNLNTLILLFIFLAAAYFNSYVDMNNRVYGNLLLFYLAGIAGSLLAIKGTQLLSKSKLFAALLTYIGQESLVILIFHYGVFILLLNFLEHYVLGTYLGWLPTTIIAVAGSLALNLVIQKVPVLSLLISGRRGKGSRPSSSEPDGRNAITLTGG; this is encoded by the coding sequence ATGCAAGCATCACAACCATCATTATCCGCAGGAAATAGCAGTACGCCGAAGGCCACACGGTTGAAGGTTATCGATATGGTCCGCGGCATCACCATCCTGCTGGTCGTCGTTGGACATGCCGGCCTGACTCCAGCTGTACTGAACGATATGTTCAGAGACTTCCGTCTTCCGCTATTCTTCATCGTCTCCGGTTACTTATTCAGCGCCTCCAGGTATTTTGACAATCTTAAGCTATTACTGCGGACCAAGCTCCTGACTCTCGTCCTCCCCTACTTCACAGCCGGGCTGCTGACTTACTGCCTCTGGGCACTCCTGCGGATGCTCGCCAGCGACCATAGTCCGGATATTGGATGGGTCCAGCCGCTGGCCGCCCTCCTCTACGGCAACTATTCCAACGGACTGCTGCTGAACATCCCCATCTGGTTCCTGACCTGCCTGTTCGTTACACAGATCGTCTTCTGCATCACCATGCGCTACATACACACACGCTCCTGGCAGCTCCAGCTCGGGATCATGCTTACCTTAAGCCTGACCGGCTATGGCCTGGGACGGGTCATCTTCTTGCCCTGGAACATCGATGTGGCCCTAGTGGCCCAGCTCTATGTGTTCATTGGCTATAAGCTGAAGCAGCATCAGGTACTGAGCAATATCCGCATTTTCAACCTCAATACCCTAATCCTGCTGTTCATCTTCCTGGCTGCCGCCTACTTCAACTCCTATGTCGACATGAACAACCGGGTGTACGGCAACCTGCTCCTCTTCTACCTCGCCGGTATCGCCGGAAGCCTGCTGGCCATCAAAGGCACCCAATTGCTGTCCAAGTCCAAATTATTCGCGGCCCTCCTGACCTACATCGGCCAAGAGTCCCTGGTCATCCTGATCTTCCATTACGGCGTCTTCATCCTGCTGCTGAACTTCCTCGAACATTATGTGCTGGGGACCTATCTGGGCTGGTTGCCGACCACTATAATTGCGGTAGCCGGGTCGCTCGCCTTGAACCTGGTAATTCAGAAGGTCCCGGTGCTTAGCTTGCTGATTAGCGGGAGGAGGGGGAAGGGTAGTAGACCATCGTCCTCTGAGCCTGATGGCAGAAATGCTATTACATTAACGGGTGGATAA
- a CDS encoding YdcF family protein — MSRTSTCKKMGKRRKRILFLYLPVLLMALLFLCAGRFLPLSEAPKQTDVIIVLSGGGGRVEKGVELVKEGYAPYMLLSAVSENAGPSGDMHQTALALGIPEEAILTEDKAQSTYQNAQFTLPIMKQHGFKSAIVVSSDFHMRRVKFIFDHVYKKSGIELTYIGSDSGYHAKTWWSDRYSRETTFNEYIKMIGNAFGYSGPEAKSTLEQIKRWFRR; from the coding sequence ATGAGCAGAACATCAACCTGTAAAAAGATGGGCAAGCGTAGAAAGAGAATTCTCTTTCTGTACTTGCCTGTTCTGTTAATGGCCTTGTTATTCCTGTGTGCGGGGCGTTTCCTCCCGCTGTCTGAAGCTCCCAAGCAGACTGATGTCATTATCGTACTTAGCGGCGGTGGCGGACGGGTTGAGAAAGGGGTGGAGCTTGTCAAAGAGGGCTACGCACCGTATATGCTATTATCGGCAGTTTCAGAAAATGCAGGTCCATCCGGTGATATGCACCAAACTGCCCTCGCCTTGGGTATCCCGGAAGAGGCCATCCTCACCGAAGACAAAGCCCAGAGCACCTACCAGAACGCCCAGTTCACGCTTCCGATCATGAAGCAACACGGCTTCAAGTCTGCCATCGTTGTGTCCTCGGACTTCCATATGCGGCGGGTGAAATTCATTTTCGATCATGTCTATAAGAAGTCAGGGATTGAACTGACCTATATAGGCTCCGACTCGGGCTATCATGCGAAGACATGGTGGAGTGACCGGTATAGCCGGGAGACTACTTTTAACGAGTATATCAAGATGATTGGCAACGCCTTCGGCTATAGCGGGCCGGAAGCGAAGAGTACACTGGAGCAGATTAAACGCTGGTTCCGACGGTAA
- the rfbB gene encoding dTDP-glucose 4,6-dehydratase: protein MSRKKLLITGGAGFIGGNFVQYIVDKYSDYDVYNLDLLTYAGDLTKHKQIEDRDHYHFIQADIADRDAIMSLFEQERFDYVVHFAAESHVDRSITDPAIFVRTNVMGTQVLLDASRTIGVAKFVHVSTDEVYGELDFDPTVFFTEETPLQPNSPYSASKASSDLLVRAYHETFGLPMNITRCSNNYGPYHFPEKLIPLTISKVLNEEKVPVYGDGANIRDWLHVWDHCAAIDLVLHEGVNGEVYNVGGHNERTNLEVVKTIIHTLGKSEELIEFVADRLGHDKRYAIDPTKLLKLGWKPTYTFETGIAQTIQWYTENAEWWEQILSGEYRK from the coding sequence ATGAGTCGGAAGAAATTGCTGATTACCGGAGGTGCCGGTTTCATTGGCGGGAACTTTGTGCAGTATATAGTGGATAAATACTCCGATTATGATGTCTATAATCTGGATCTGTTAACCTATGCCGGTGATTTAACCAAGCACAAGCAGATTGAAGATAGAGATCACTATCATTTCATCCAGGCGGATATTGCTGACCGTGATGCGATTATGTCGCTTTTTGAACAAGAGCGCTTCGACTATGTGGTACATTTCGCAGCAGAGAGTCATGTGGACCGCTCGATTACAGATCCGGCTATATTTGTCCGTACAAATGTAATGGGAACCCAGGTGCTGCTGGATGCTTCACGGACCATTGGGGTGGCGAAATTTGTTCATGTGTCCACGGATGAAGTGTATGGAGAACTGGATTTCGATCCTACGGTATTCTTCACAGAGGAGACACCGCTGCAACCTAACAGTCCTTATAGTGCCAGCAAGGCATCGTCTGATTTGTTGGTTCGCGCGTACCATGAAACCTTCGGCTTGCCAATGAACATTACCCGCTGCTCTAATAATTACGGCCCTTATCACTTCCCTGAGAAGCTGATCCCGCTTACGATCTCTAAGGTCTTGAATGAAGAGAAGGTTCCTGTCTACGGGGATGGTGCCAATATCCGGGATTGGCTGCATGTCTGGGATCACTGTGCTGCTATTGATCTTGTGTTGCACGAAGGTGTAAACGGTGAAGTATACAATGTTGGCGGCCATAATGAACGTACGAATCTCGAAGTAGTGAAGACTATTATTCATACCTTAGGGAAGTCTGAGGAATTGATTGAATTCGTTGCAGATCGGCTGGGTCATGATAAACGTTATGCTATTGATCCTACTAAGCTGTTGAAGCTGGGTTGGAAGCCCACCTATACCTTTGAGACCGGAATCGCTCAGACGATTCAGTGGTATACGGAGAATGCTGAGTGGTGGGAGCAAATTCTTAGCGGCGAGTACCGGAAGTAG
- a CDS encoding S-layer homology domain-containing protein translates to MISKKLRTTVSLMLVLLLSFMSVLEVSAASFKAGVVSNERLPDGKQKITVNSVVDVTYSDLKVLTGVKFVLKKDDIEIASLAKARNVAQLTVLDSVYTSMTYNNLSFEGLAAGEEYFLHAEYAGEKGTIVTPSQSIRVPSATGIDISLERMTKDSNTYESSSTSEIRSDDKNVRLTILNNGVPLAGESVAVWSNYSSYYYTTDASGQIQLKDNTKLVLNKSVMFVLLKQGSEQYEAKPIYITDLQKAGTYTVAIRYLDAKGRLFRDQSRNIYGLSGLDDQSAVPGYAMLVLRTGEVSGNYSSYVLNNNETYLFQTPVSSLYSSVDGVHKEVIEDASEFSRVNLQYTWDDKPVIVDYYSLIDNSLYKQINSTSGAPTFYGNTVYLKKNKEYEFTTLGRVAGVEGKIVFRNKFKPVEASHEVALAAKSSDFSKLNIQAPVMDGTQAKVQVSYLNGRFNYNQISMYAPAAGSDVYVPKGEQIHRLTTNVASGSSYASDTNTNAVALDSYFTPTADAYAFHGGSTYKTQISFRVQDTSYYYSEAEMRSQIVLGESVEALVKVTDEHGNSLDVSSNYRLVITDESGTVISNEYLSWTSEEQEGNLQRINKRDWKPAKSGTYKVQLFPYVYKDGGYVFGALLGEAELKVLPKNELDIEIRGADGKLVDLVDKPYLTVDQAQKVTITVRQHDTGAQGQPVAGVKISRYDEVLGTTDEQGTFTIPDDKAYYIGELYFNKTDYLTKKVYVAIINPESQAVIRVRGLDKAEGAGYEGGVPLDYANIQATVRRSDGSYSVTSDYLSTSESQGFLVVDSPSVVGVDFMRYDRSYTGVEAKYGYYMYGSISTEPGKDYSLVLDARQELQEVSKVILDKPTEELYVVRRDLAGASYVPHVIDSNAVDENYFYATQGTYSMMAQTQSGTFVYRDNVVINAGDNSLTMDDSASGLASLVSPESGTIYAVEYTTANKSKLQGYAYNANQVQVTPGDVTVYVDQIMGAIEYQYNIHFAPGTLQAGTLTQLAPQALQGIDIVGLQNGKLIRPAGATSLEIGLVDAAGNQIAQIKKPQILVANGGWSSGSKSLYPEHASYELQNEAGEVLSSQISLSYPLTAITYNYADGRYLTDGTYLIKASLTIDGQIYTLDKKVTLETATGTVVDPGQNPPGTDIGGGGNAGTTPTPTPTPTPAPGGSGSGTSGSAATPAASSPAATAGGNGNVQQQNDKLQDLLKNTSGSAAEKASAAQNALSSIAESLKSVNTPAQAEQNSKSLSLAMDTAAQLLETIQDPAEKQKIVSSITELVGSAPYLLNKLDSSDKAVEVAHALIENAAAVLNHAQGITAEEVQKLKDAVISSSQAALNKAGEVTIAKENVTVEGNAVSSQLDSGLISAQIETAKLALVSVSGDLTSKLGAGTAADLKLSLTVKVPPVSEGIHKLNTTLPSEILTLVKENDIAGLKIQMDQTAFTIEPDTFGKIEAGQKINLAAEVVENAVINKPRQAEPLANIPVMEFSASVGGQPVKSFAKPIDVTFDVSSIDTSKYSEANLENLTVYVLNEESLTWEAVGGKYDPVTQTVTAPRGHFSKYTVMLGSAAFSDVPATHWAVKEINYLLTKGVLDEGGVFAPSDKITRQQFAAMISRAYGLNGEGVALPFKDIKPTNPYADEIAAAYAAGIINGKSAVAFDPEATITREEIATMLARAITTYNGKSAVAQPAAVNAAFKDAAKISKWAASSVALTKSIHLFEGFEDQSFRPAQTASKAEAAALIYRLYQLK, encoded by the coding sequence ATGATCTCGAAAAAATTAAGAACTACGGTTTCGCTGATGTTAGTACTATTGTTATCATTTATGAGTGTACTTGAGGTATCTGCAGCCTCGTTTAAAGCGGGGGTAGTCTCAAATGAACGGTTGCCGGACGGCAAACAAAAGATTACGGTCAACAGTGTGGTAGACGTGACTTATAGCGATCTTAAGGTTCTAACGGGGGTTAAGTTCGTACTTAAGAAGGACGACATCGAGATAGCCAGTCTGGCGAAGGCGAGGAATGTAGCCCAGCTTACTGTGCTGGATTCAGTTTATACATCTATGACGTACAACAATCTTTCTTTTGAAGGTCTGGCAGCCGGTGAGGAATACTTCCTGCATGCAGAATATGCAGGCGAGAAAGGGACGATTGTGACACCATCCCAGAGCATCCGTGTACCTTCTGCTACAGGAATTGATATTTCGCTGGAACGAATGACCAAAGATTCTAATACATATGAAAGTTCCTCTACTTCGGAAATCCGCAGTGATGATAAGAATGTAAGACTTACCATCCTGAATAATGGTGTTCCGCTTGCGGGTGAATCTGTTGCAGTGTGGAGTAATTATAGTTCGTACTATTATACTACGGATGCGAGCGGGCAGATCCAGCTTAAGGATAATACGAAACTGGTGCTCAATAAATCGGTTATGTTTGTATTACTGAAGCAGGGAAGCGAGCAGTACGAAGCTAAGCCTATCTATATAACCGATCTTCAAAAAGCAGGTACTTATACTGTAGCTATTCGTTATCTTGATGCCAAGGGAAGATTGTTCCGCGATCAGAGCAGAAATATCTACGGGTTAAGCGGACTCGACGATCAGAGTGCTGTCCCGGGGTATGCTATGCTGGTACTCAGAACTGGAGAGGTATCAGGGAATTACAGCTCTTATGTACTTAATAATAATGAAACGTATTTGTTCCAGACACCTGTTTCTTCATTGTACTCGTCAGTAGACGGGGTTCATAAAGAAGTTATTGAGGATGCGAGCGAGTTCAGCCGTGTGAATCTCCAGTACACCTGGGATGATAAACCTGTGATTGTGGACTATTACTCCTTAATTGATAACAGTCTGTACAAACAGATTAATAGTACAAGTGGTGCTCCAACTTTCTATGGAAACACAGTCTACCTGAAGAAGAACAAAGAATATGAATTTACAACGCTTGGAAGAGTCGCCGGTGTGGAAGGTAAGATTGTGTTCCGGAACAAATTCAAGCCGGTGGAAGCCAGCCATGAGGTAGCGCTTGCTGCGAAATCCAGTGATTTCAGTAAGCTGAATATTCAAGCACCTGTTATGGATGGAACTCAGGCAAAAGTTCAAGTATCTTATCTGAATGGAAGATTCAACTACAACCAGATCAGTATGTATGCTCCTGCGGCTGGCAGCGATGTATACGTACCTAAAGGTGAACAAATTCACCGCCTGACCACAAACGTTGCTTCGGGAAGTTCTTATGCCAGCGACACTAATACGAATGCCGTTGCACTGGATTCGTATTTCACTCCGACTGCTGATGCTTATGCCTTCCATGGCGGCAGCACTTATAAGACTCAGATTAGCTTCAGGGTGCAGGATACTAGTTATTATTACAGCGAAGCCGAAATGCGGAGTCAGATTGTCCTGGGCGAGAGTGTAGAAGCTTTGGTTAAAGTGACAGATGAGCATGGCAATAGTCTTGATGTGAGCAGTAATTATAGGCTGGTAATTACGGATGAGAGTGGCACTGTCATTTCGAACGAATACCTGAGCTGGACTAGTGAAGAACAGGAAGGTAATCTGCAGCGCATAAACAAGCGGGATTGGAAGCCTGCTAAATCGGGAACTTATAAGGTTCAATTATTCCCGTATGTATACAAAGATGGCGGATATGTATTTGGGGCGCTGTTGGGCGAGGCTGAACTGAAGGTTCTGCCGAAGAACGAGCTTGATATCGAAATTAGAGGCGCAGACGGCAAACTGGTTGACCTGGTAGACAAGCCATACCTGACCGTTGACCAGGCGCAGAAGGTAACGATTACAGTACGCCAGCATGATACTGGTGCACAGGGACAACCGGTGGCTGGAGTAAAGATCAGCCGTTATGATGAAGTGCTCGGTACCACCGATGAGCAGGGAACGTTCACGATTCCTGATGACAAGGCTTATTATATTGGTGAACTGTACTTCAACAAGACTGATTATTTAACTAAAAAGGTATATGTAGCGATCATTAATCCGGAATCTCAAGCTGTAATCCGTGTGCGAGGCTTGGATAAAGCTGAAGGTGCTGGCTATGAGGGCGGGGTTCCACTGGATTATGCCAACATCCAGGCTACAGTTAGAAGAAGTGACGGATCTTATTCAGTTACATCTGATTACCTTAGCACTTCTGAATCACAGGGGTTTCTGGTGGTGGATTCTCCTTCAGTGGTAGGCGTCGACTTCATGCGCTACGACAGAAGCTATACCGGAGTAGAGGCCAAATATGGTTACTACATGTATGGTTCCATTAGCACAGAACCCGGCAAGGATTATTCGCTGGTGCTGGACGCAAGACAAGAACTTCAGGAAGTCAGCAAGGTTATTCTGGATAAGCCGACAGAAGAACTGTATGTGGTGCGGAGGGATTTAGCCGGGGCTAGTTATGTTCCCCATGTTATCGACAGCAACGCTGTAGATGAGAATTATTTCTACGCTACGCAAGGAACTTACAGTATGATGGCACAGACCCAATCGGGCACTTTTGTATACCGTGATAACGTTGTAATCAATGCAGGAGACAATAGCTTAACCATGGATGATTCTGCTTCCGGGCTGGCTTCCTTGGTGTCACCAGAATCCGGAACCATCTATGCTGTTGAATATACCACAGCCAACAAATCGAAACTTCAAGGCTATGCGTACAATGCCAATCAGGTACAAGTGACACCAGGAGATGTAACGGTGTATGTAGACCAAATCATGGGTGCTATAGAATACCAGTATAATATTCATTTCGCACCTGGAACTTTGCAGGCAGGTACGCTCACTCAGCTTGCACCACAAGCCTTGCAAGGAATAGATATTGTAGGACTGCAGAACGGCAAATTGATACGCCCGGCCGGTGCGACCTCGCTGGAGATTGGACTGGTCGATGCGGCAGGCAATCAGATTGCACAAATTAAGAAGCCGCAAATTCTGGTTGCCAATGGGGGCTGGAGCAGTGGCAGCAAGAGTCTGTATCCTGAACATGCATCTTATGAACTCCAGAACGAAGCGGGGGAAGTGCTGTCCTCACAGATCTCACTAAGCTACCCGCTAACGGCAATTACTTATAATTATGCAGATGGCAGATATTTGACTGACGGTACGTACTTGATCAAAGCTTCCCTGACCATTGACGGACAAATCTATACACTGGACAAAAAAGTAACTCTGGAGACGGCTACAGGCACTGTGGTTGATCCAGGTCAGAATCCGCCGGGAACAGATATTGGAGGTGGTGGAAACGCCGGTACTACTCCAACGCCAACGCCAACGCCGACACCAGCTCCAGGGGGATCCGGGTCAGGAACTTCCGGTTCTGCTGCCACTCCGGCTGCTTCCTCTCCTGCAGCAACAGCAGGGGGTAATGGGAATGTACAGCAGCAGAATGACAAGCTGCAAGACCTGTTGAAGAATACTTCAGGTTCAGCAGCCGAGAAGGCTTCGGCAGCACAGAATGCGCTGTCGAGCATTGCGGAGTCACTCAAATCGGTTAACACTCCCGCACAAGCTGAACAGAACAGTAAGAGTCTGTCTCTGGCTATGGATACGGCAGCACAACTCCTGGAAACCATTCAGGATCCTGCAGAGAAACAGAAGATTGTAAGTTCTATTACAGAGTTGGTAGGCAGTGCTCCGTATTTACTGAACAAACTGGACAGCTCTGACAAGGCAGTTGAAGTCGCCCATGCACTTATTGAGAATGCGGCTGCAGTGCTGAATCATGCACAGGGCATCACGGCGGAAGAAGTTCAGAAGTTAAAAGACGCTGTCATTTCTTCCAGTCAGGCTGCACTTAACAAAGCTGGTGAGGTCACGATCGCCAAAGAAAATGTAACCGTGGAAGGGAACGCCGTCTCTTCACAGCTGGATTCGGGATTAATCAGTGCACAGATTGAAACGGCGAAGCTGGCGTTGGTCTCTGTCTCTGGAGATTTGACAAGCAAGCTTGGAGCCGGGACCGCTGCTGATCTGAAGCTGAGCCTAACGGTTAAAGTACCTCCGGTGAGTGAAGGGATTCATAAGCTGAATACCACACTTCCATCAGAGATTCTTACACTGGTGAAGGAGAATGATATTGCCGGATTGAAGATCCAAATGGACCAAACGGCATTCACCATCGAGCCTGATACCTTCGGTAAAATTGAGGCAGGCCAGAAGATTAATCTGGCAGCAGAAGTTGTAGAGAATGCTGTTATTAACAAACCTCGTCAGGCAGAACCGCTGGCAAACATCCCTGTGATGGAATTCAGTGCATCTGTTGGAGGTCAACCGGTTAAAAGTTTCGCCAAGCCGATAGACGTGACTTTTGATGTATCCTCTATTGATACTTCGAAATACTCAGAGGCTAATCTTGAGAATCTGACCGTGTATGTCCTTAATGAGGAGAGTCTTACTTGGGAAGCCGTTGGAGGTAAATATGATCCTGTTACTCAAACTGTAACTGCTCCGAGAGGACATTTCAGTAAGTACACAGTGATGCTCGGATCCGCTGCCTTCTCGGATGTTCCTGCTACTCACTGGGCAGTTAAAGAGATCAATTATTTGTTGACCAAGGGCGTCCTGGATGAGGGCGGAGTGTTTGCTCCATCCGACAAGATTACCCGCCAGCAGTTTGCGGCAATGATATCCAGAGCCTATGGATTGAATGGGGAAGGCGTAGCCTTGCCTTTCAAGGATATTAAGCCAACGAATCCATATGCGGATGAGATTGCGGCTGCTTATGCAGCGGGGATCATTAACGGCAAATCGGCGGTTGCTTTTGACCCTGAGGCAACCATCACGCGTGAAGAGATTGCAACGATGCTTGCACGGGCAATTACAACGTATAACGGTAAATCGGCTGTTGCCCAGCCGGCAGCAGTGAATGCAGCCTTTAAGGATGCAGCCAAGATATCGAAATGGGCTGCTTCAAGCGTGGCGTTGACTAAGAGCATTCATTTATTCGAAGGCTTCGAGGATCAGAGCTTCCGTCCTGCTCAAACCGCCAGCAAAGCAGAAGCCGCGGCCTTAATCTATCGTTTGTATCAGCTGAAATAG
- a CDS encoding helix-turn-helix domain-containing protein produces the protein MVPTRTMIRDALAMYLSQKGMSINQFSRQSGINSGTLSRILSGQQPIAMDHLERITKAMDLPEDYFYSLYVDECFYYSSPTWRRLRPFLVRSAALGRLDCIEQVVQNLLENLVYAPMLFEVAEGLFQEGLWQAAELLYKHVSASEKYQNSERLAVCQYRLFRIAIGDDQTRNLQAALLFECYLDRLDEADQLDGLKHLAHVYVSMHKWHKVDELAKEMLQLATLRYNLQRQSDRREDNERKTEKPLYFYILYAQLILSNVCEEIGDYPSALDWVSLYMDGSWIQEDNEDVKRTMAQFQDWGTANRLLYRVMAGQYEALSAYVEYISHRPDEIFIALYNIISSANRYDWNVDSILERFASYIPYRTYSTEFGDYNRQVMLDQHTQFLVEMAAYYLHNKRKEGIRFILQSLESSARINDESNILKCVDLFEQHRQLADEEEKEQYKLLIREVQDSHEKKIVQASSFL, from the coding sequence GTGGTCCCTACTAGAACAATGATTCGCGATGCACTAGCAATGTATCTGTCACAGAAGGGAATGTCCATTAATCAATTCTCCAGACAATCCGGAATTAATTCAGGAACGCTCAGCCGGATACTTAGTGGTCAGCAGCCCATTGCTATGGACCATCTGGAGCGAATCACCAAGGCGATGGATCTGCCGGAGGACTATTTCTACAGCTTATACGTGGATGAATGTTTCTATTACTCGTCACCAACCTGGCGGCGTCTGCGGCCCTTTCTTGTGCGGTCGGCTGCACTAGGCCGTCTGGATTGTATTGAACAGGTGGTTCAGAATCTGCTAGAGAATCTGGTCTATGCCCCCATGCTGTTCGAAGTAGCTGAAGGACTGTTTCAAGAGGGGCTGTGGCAAGCTGCCGAATTGCTGTATAAGCATGTGAGTGCCAGTGAGAAGTATCAGAATTCCGAGAGACTCGCGGTATGCCAATACCGACTATTCCGAATCGCCATTGGTGACGACCAGACGCGGAATCTGCAGGCGGCGCTTCTCTTCGAATGTTACCTGGACCGGCTGGATGAAGCGGATCAATTGGATGGGTTGAAGCATCTCGCTCATGTATATGTTTCGATGCATAAGTGGCATAAGGTGGATGAGCTGGCGAAGGAGATGCTGCAATTAGCGACTCTTCGTTATAATCTCCAGCGTCAGTCGGACCGCAGAGAGGACAACGAGAGAAAAACTGAGAAACCTCTGTACTTCTATATCCTGTACGCGCAGCTTATCCTTTCAAATGTGTGTGAGGAAATAGGAGATTACCCATCGGCATTAGATTGGGTGTCCCTCTATATGGATGGAAGCTGGATACAGGAGGATAATGAAGATGTGAAGCGGACTATGGCTCAGTTCCAGGATTGGGGTACCGCGAACAGACTGCTCTATCGGGTGATGGCAGGACAATATGAGGCGCTCTCAGCATATGTCGAATATATCTCCCACCGACCAGATGAGATATTCATTGCGTTATATAATATTATCTCATCGGCTAACCGCTATGATTGGAATGTTGATTCTATTCTGGAGCGGTTTGCTTCCTATATTCCTTACCGGACGTATTCTACAGAATTTGGCGATTACAATCGGCAGGTTATGTTGGACCAACACACCCAATTCCTCGTTGAAATGGCAGCCTATTATTTACATAATAAGCGTAAAGAAGGAATAAGATTCATTCTGCAAAGTTTGGAATCATCTGCTAGAATCAATGATGAGAGCAATATTCTCAAATGTGTTGATCTATTCGAACAGCATCGGCAGCTGGCAGATGAAGAAGAGAAAGAGCAATACAAACTTCTAATTAGAGAGGTGCAGGACTCACATGAAAAGAAAATTGTTCAAGCTTCTAGCTTCCTGTAG